AGAGGACTTTCTGAACGATGAAAGTTTCATTCGTTATATACGTGGAGGATCGCCAGATGCGGCGTGGTGGGAGGCTTATCAGCATGCTGCCCCGGAAAATCTGCGGGAATTGCAGGATGCTGCGGCAGCATTGCGGTTGATATTTACCGCGAAACGTATTTTTCCCGCTCCACAGCTCGCAGACGAGGTATGGCATAGTATAGCGAAAGGAATGGATGCAGATAGCCGCAAGCCTTTACTCCGGCAGATCCGGAGAAGATGGATAGGTGTGGCAGCAGCAGTGTTGCTGCTGATAACAGGTAGCGTTGCCTGGTATATGTTTGCCCGCACTACTATTCATACTGCTTATGGGAAGATGTCTGCCATAGTATTACCAGATAGTTCTACCATCATATTAAACAGTAATTCGGTCGTCTCCTATAAAAAATACTGGGGCAGCGGCCGCAAACGTGAAGTATGGCTGGAGGGGGAGGCATTTTTTGAAGTACGCCACCTGAAAAAAGACAGGGGGCCTGTGTTGCCGGCGGAGCAATTTATCGTGCATACACAACAGGTAGATGTAGCCGTATTAGGTACCACCTTCAATGTGAAAGAGCGCCACGGCATAACGGAGGTAGGACTCCGTACCGGTGCGGTGCAGATCACCGCACATGAGCAACAGCTGCGCCTGCAGCCGGGAGAAGTAGCACAGTTCAACAGGCAGTCCGGCCTTATGAAACTTTCACCAAAGGCAGTACAGGCAGTGAGTGCCTGGAAAAATCATACACTCATAATGGATGAAATGCAGGTAAGTGAAATACTGCAACTCCTGGAAGATAACTACGGCTATCATGCCGTGATAACAGATACAACAATCTTGAATAAACGATTTAAAGGCATTTTCCCGGTCAAAAACGAGGACGATATCATCTTTGTACTGGCGGGATTATTACAGATGGACATTGAGAAAAAGGATCACCAACTGATTTTTAAACAACGCTTTTAAGCATCTCAACCGGATCGGACAACTAACCAACAAATTCTTATGCAAAAAATTTCACTGAAATTTTGGCTGCTATTGCTTTGCAGCATCCTGACGCTGGGGGCCTATGCCCAGTCGGAAAGAAACCGCAAGCAGACGCCTGTTACCTATGCCCTTGACCAGATTACAAAACGTTACAAGACACAGTT
This window of the Chitinophaga sp. Cy-1792 genome carries:
- a CDS encoding FecR family protein; amino-acid sequence: MSEKYQQYKKEDFLNDESFIRYIRGGSPDAAWWEAYQHAAPENLRELQDAAAALRLIFTAKRIFPAPQLADEVWHSIAKGMDADSRKPLLRQIRRRWIGVAAAVLLLITGSVAWYMFARTTIHTAYGKMSAIVLPDSSTIILNSNSVVSYKKYWGSGRKREVWLEGEAFFEVRHLKKDRGPVLPAEQFIVHTQQVDVAVLGTTFNVKERHGITEVGLRTGAVQITAHEQQLRLQPGEVAQFNRQSGLMKLSPKAVQAVSAWKNHTLIMDEMQVSEILQLLEDNYGYHAVITDTTILNKRFKGIFPVKNEDDIIFVLAGLLQMDIEKKDHQLIFKQRF